Part of the Nicotiana sylvestris chromosome 5, ASM39365v2, whole genome shotgun sequence genome is shown below.
AGATGGTATGACAGGCAAGCTTTATCATTCTTGTTGGGACATAATAAGGGATGACCTTTTCGACATGGTGAGGGCTTTTTTCAATGGCCATGAGTTACCAAAGTGTGTAACATACACAAACCTAGTTCTGataccaaagaaaaaagaagttaccacTTTTTCTGATCTAAGACCCATAAGCCTCAGTAATTTTTCAAATAAGGTTATATCGAGGGTCATTCATGAAAGGCTTGTGAAATTTCTCCCAAATCTGATATCGGAGGAACAGACAGGTTTTGTTAAGGGCAGGGATATAGTAGAAAACATCCTTTTAACTCAGGAGATAGTCACTGACATCAGGCTTAGAACAAAGGCTGGACCAAATATCATCTTGAAGCTAGATATGACCAAAGCTTATGATAGATTATCTTGGCTATTCCTAACAAAGGTAATGAGAAAGATGGGATTCACAGAAAGGTTGATAGGGATTGCCTTTGGATTAGTTTCAAACAATTGGTATTCTATTCTAATCAATGGTCAAGCTCATGGTTTCTTTAAATCCTCAAGAGGAGTAAAACAAGGTGATCCTGTATCTCCAACTCTGTTTATCTTGGCAGCAGAAGCATTATCTAGGGGCCTCAATGCACTTCATACTAACCTATATTTTTGTGGATTTGGAATGCCAAAGTGGAGTCCAAAAATCAATCATTTGGCGTATGCAGATGACATGATTATTTTTTCATCATCTGATGAAACTtctctgatgctgattatgcaagtGTTGAATGCATATGAAAATGCATCTGGGCAGCTCATCAACAAGATCAAATCAGCAGTGTACCTGCATCATTTAACACACATGGATGTGGTCAGCAAGGTGGAAAGGATCATAGGCATTCAGAGAAATGAATTTCCTATCACATACCTAGGTTGTCCTATTTTTTATGCAAGGAGAAAGTTGGAATACTATCAGCCCCTAATTACTAAGGTAATGGACAAAATGCAATCCTGGCAGGGCAAATTATTATCAGTAGGAGGAAGGGCAGTTCTCATATCCCATGTGCTGCAAAGCATGCCTATGCATCTACTATCAGCTGTAAACCCTCCCAAATATGTGATAAATAGGTTGCACAAACTGTTTGCACAATTTTTCTGGAGCAGCTCTGTAGGAGGAACTAATAGACATTGGGCTTCATGGAATACCTTATGCATGCCACTTGAGGAAGGAGGAATAGGTTTCAGGTCACTACATGATGTAACAAAAGCATTATTCAGCAAATTATGGTGAAATTTCATAACAAAACCAAGCATATGGAGCTCTTTTGTATGTCAGAAATATTGTAAGAAAATGAATTCAGTAGTTGTTCCATGGAAAAGGGGGTCGCATATTTGGAGAAAAATGCTGGAATGTAGAGATCTTATTGAACATCAAATCTTTTGGCAAACAAAAAAGGGTTCCTCACTTTTTTGGTTCGAAAACTGGATAGGTCTTGGAGCACTATATTTTTTAGTTCCTCAGGACTTTGGCATAGATGAAACAGTACAAAATGTACATGAAGTTACCTTAGATGGTGGATGGGATGTGGACAGGCTATTTGAAAGGCTTCCTGAAGACTTAGCAGTACACATTCTAGAGAAAATCAAACCACCTTCACCTCAACAGATTCTTGACGTGCCTTTTTGGATGCTGGAAACAAGAGGATATTTTAGTGTTAAGTCAGCATGGGATTATACGAGAAGAAGAGAAGAACCACTTAAAGCATATAGAATGATATGGGTAAAGGGActgccttttaaaatagcatttttCATGTGGAAAGTGTGGAAAACAAAGTTACCTTTAGATGATTTCTTGAAAAAGGTAGGCTACTGCATGCCATCAAAATGCTGGTGTTGTGTACATCCTGCTGAGGAATCTTTTCAGCATTTGTTTTTTAGATCAGAAACTGCAAAGACAACTTGGAAGTATTTTCTATCAAGGGCAGGAATAGCTGTGGAAGGACTTACATTGCACCAAGCAATCACAAAATGTTGGACTGCAAATGTGTGCTTAAGGCTCAAACCGGTAATGCAAGCACTCCCTTCATGCATAGTATGGGAACTCTGGAAAAGAGGAAATAGTATGAAATATGGTGATGTTGTGACAACCAGCAGGGTGATTTATCAAGTGTCATCAAATCTCCAGGCATTGGTGAAAGTGAGAAAGCCAGGGATAGACATGGTACCTCACAAATGGGAAGACCTTATAGCCATGATGGAAAATTTCACTCCTAAACTTAAAGTTACCAAAGTCATGTGGGAACCACCAAGTACAGGATGACTAAAGGTTAATACGGATGGGGCATCGAGGGGAAATCCAGGCAGGAGTTCAATAGGTTTTTGTATAAGAAATGAAAATGGAGACATAGTCAAGTCTGTAGGGAGTGAGATTGAGGAGACAACAAACACAGTAGCTGAAGCGATGGCAATGTTAGAAGCACTACGGTTCTGAAGATTCCAACAATACTCTCATGTATGGCTTCGAACTGACTCAATGTTACTAAAAAAGATAATGGATGGGATTTagaaaccaccatggatcataTCTGAGCAGGTAGAGGAAATTATGCAACTAATGATTGGGGGCAATTACACAGTTACTCATATTCATAGAGAGGGCAACAAGTTGGCTGATCATTTGGCTAACTATGCTTTAGATCATGGAGAAATCGAATGCCAGCAATTCTGGCATCTAGATGCACAAGGAAGGAGGTTGATTAATGAAGATAAGATGAAATGTCCAAGTCTAAGGGTGAAGGTGGACAGAAGATAAGAAGCAAACAGAATATAAATAGTAGGAGACATGTCAACTTAATCGACCATCAATTCATAAGGGAGGAGGGTGTGTCTAGCGACAAGGTACAATTATGCTATATTAAAAAACAAACACTCTCCAATAATCAAGATGGGCATGTGATATTAGGCTCAACTCAGTAAAATATAACAATTCTATTGGTATATGCACACGCACGCTAGGGACTTGGCATGGAGGGATGCGAAAATCAATTCATGAAAGCACATGGTTTACTCTGAAAAACGAGAAGCATGTCTTTTGGTTGGGGATGCGCAATCGAGCAAAAATAAATgcagaaaggaaaaaaaatgcaCAAGCATGGAGGGTAGCTGGGGAAATCACATGCTAACTCATAGAAAAGAATGCTGGAAGGTACACATTATGAGTTAAAGTCCTTTGTTGCGGATTCAAAGCTTGTTCTTTTCGGACAAACAACTGCAGTAATGGTGGGCATGCTTGTCTCTAAAGCTGTGCTCGAGCAGAGAGACATGGAGGTCTATTCTACATCTACCCGAGAAGCATTACACAAAACAAGAGAAGTTTGTCTCCATGGGAAGATTCCAACACGCCTGGACCAGCAGCTTTTTTGAATTGACAATTATTTAATCACTTGGGGAAGACAAAAGATTCATTCTATTGTGTTGTCCAATGATGTTGGCATGATTAAAGGAGCTGGAACGGATCTCTAAATGCTCGAACACGCTTTGTGGTCTTCAATGGACTGTCCTTGGTTTACGTTTTCAGCAGGCAGTATGGAGGAATACATGTAATTCAAGGCGTGGTCCACCAGAATGGGAATCTGCAGAGCATATGCAGTCATTCTTTAATGCAAGCATGCTCATTAGGACCTATAAGGAAAGATTCAAGGGGAATCTGCATCTTGGACTACGATGGGAGACTCACGAGAAGGAGCAGCACGCCATTGTTGGGAACGCTCGTCACGAGAAAAAAAGGAAGCTCTGTATTCTCCAAGTCAAACTGGAGATCACATACTTATTGGAATGCACAATGGGAATCTGCAGACTTTTGAACTTTATATGCATGGAACGCAGGAGAAGGGGTTACAAATGCAAAGCTGGAAAAATGCTATGTATGTAAACATATGATGCATTGGAATTGGGCTAAAGAGACACAAATTTGGCATGCACTTAACTGGGCAATTACTTGTTCAACATTGGGCTTCAGCACAACCTGGGACATGAGAATTCCAGTATGGAAATGATGGATTATGGGCTAGTTTTTAATCTTGATATATCGAGTTTCATTTAATATAGTAGATCAAATGTGATATCAATGTTGAGTTCTTTACTCAATATTGATAGGTATTATGTACTTATCAAGTTTTATTATTTGCATTATGTTAGACATCTGGACAAATTGTTTTTGTTATGCTTTTGTACTTCATTTtgatatatttataaaaaaaaaaaataataaccctaggcgcttgcctagcggataaaaaaaaagaaataatatgcccaaggaaagctacagagttcaaccagaattcatatttagaaaattttgcatacaacttcccttcttgtagaattCTGAGCACAGTACATAGATGACccgcatgctcatcctctgaacgagaatacaccaatatattgtCAGTAAATACAATTAGAAATAGATCTAAAATAAGCTTGAACACACAGTTAATCAAATGCTTGAatactgctagggcattggtcagaccgaatgacataacctgaaactcaaagtgcccatatctagtcctgaatgttgtctttggaacatcttcatccttaacccttacttgatggtagccgaacctcaagtctatctttaaaaaacacttggcaccttgcaactgatcgaataaatcatcaattctcgtgATCGGGTacttattcagttgcctataatcaatacacattcgtaaggaaccatctttctttttcataaacaaaacaaGTGCTCCCCACAGTGAcgtactaggtctaataaaacctttttcaagtaagtccttcagttgttctttcaactctttcagctatttgggggccattctatagggaggaatagatattgggtgagtatctggtagtaggtcaaaaAAAAACTTAATTTCTTGCTCTGGCAGGAGACCCCAAAGCTCATCGgggaaaacatcgggaaactcattaaccactggaatggactgaatggttggtgactcgaCTTCCATATcttgaacccgaactaagtgataaatatagtcctttatgatcatcttcctttccttgagataggagataaatttacctcttggcGATGTGGTATTACATTTCCATTCTAAAACAGGCTCTCCTGGAAAGCTGAAATCAAACCATCTTTGATCTACACTTGATGTTAACATAACAAAACGTCAATCAATCCACACCTATTATAATATCAAGTCCTACCCAATCGAAAACCATGTatcttatccttgtttattatcaaatctatcacggGCCATTTCGGGTCACATCCATATATATAAATAACAATATAAAAACATAACTTGCATAACTAATTTACAAAAAgttttatatacataggggttgACTAGGCCgcccaaaactatatacaggatAATGTCTGCAAAACCTAtaagtaggcataaccataatatataaaAGTCGGGACAGGGCTCCCTACATCCTCATAAAATGACCTAACACATTTAGAACCCTGACTTGGTAAATATTCCAGCAAGAGGTGGAACTCATCAACCAAAAACTGACATTTGGAGGAAGTCtatagtagagggtccttgcctcgtcctatataagaaccaCGATCGGACACACCTCAAAGCGGAATCTTCATGTCCTTATCAATTACCTTCCTCATCTTGGCCcgactactatcttcttcctGTGTGTATCCTATAACATACACCGATGAACTTTGATTGACGAACTCCTAAGACTGTGGACTAATCGAAACCTTAGAAGAGCTGGTGTCctcaaataccttgacatagttttgagcctgagggaatcCCGACTGTGCCAATCCATGAactactcccctcataccctgatcaacAGGCTTGAAACTAAGGGTCTTGGTGAGGTCAGAATtcctctcaccccatctactGCCGGAATGGTCGAAACAGCTCAAACTTATGATTCATATGGATCATCGGATGGATCCTCCTCACTAGAACCCATGATCTTTGATGGGTTtgaatccatagtataacttatctctccttctaacaccttcgtagccttctgacccgtgctagtggctgtagtcttcggaggcatcGCTGAAAACATAACACATCATCAGGAACATGAATgcttatatcgcacgatctaagataagaagataggataacatcctatatgtcccgTAGCTCCTATATAGAAGTGTGGCGAAAaacacacctataaacaagactctactagccacggtctgtagacaaccctaggacagaactgctctgataccacttttgtcacgacccaaaccgatgggccgcgatgggtgcctGAGTCTTACCTGTCAAATATTCCTAAACTTGCGTCAAGGATATGAACCTGTGTAACATATGTTGAATTACGAAGGTAACATCCATGAAGGAAACCTTCCaataaggcatatgtacgtatacatgcaaaaTACAGTGGgcaagccgacaaggctgctatagacaccTATACATCCAATAACtttaagccgacaaggccacatacaacccaagtaaacatactgtctacagacctctaatgaaaacataactgtacaaaaaTGGTACTGAGTCAcgtcatatatatatacaaacgtatcgtaccaaactcaaaagcagctccggatcaagtggagcatgccaactctcgctgatcaagatcctaagaagggggaccgtcggCTTGCCTACCTGtacttgcgggcatgaaatgcaaggcccgtgaaatagggcatcagtacgaaaaatgtactgagtatgtaaggcatcaaaattagtacgtaaaagacatagatgaaacatggaatacataAGCACAtatttaaatctgaataactttgtaaattctgaaacatttataatgtcatacaCGTGTGTATAAATGTCgttccatgcataggtatgggtgtataatatcatcaagccactgagggcatcccatcatatcgtcttggccactatgggcaaatcatcaacatataccagctgatcaggtggtggtgtaaatataacgccgtaaccttttcccatatttcatatacatatatttacatatatacgcgtatataacgccatctggtcatgggtcaatgcacatgagtgaaatgcatgaaaaatacgtaataaactcaatattccttccgaataaactttccaactgcgtattattctgagaaccatgaacagaagataataataattctcatggggaatcaagaatatagacacccctaccaTTTCTAttaatagagtaatttatggaaactatgtATTTGATCGTTTCTTCAGtgtaatttggaccatgccaaaagtgAGAAGGGAGGGTATTAACATACATGTTTCATGAATTATTTGATCGAGTCGAAGCTTCTGCTTCGGTGAAATGTGTTGGAACGAGagaatgaagcttctgcttctgaaTTTGAACAAATTTTGGCTTTGGATTTCGTTGAAATTTTTTGATGAAACTGCTTCTACCCTTTTGAACCAAATGAACGAAATAGACTTCTGTTAATTTGAACGAAACTTAGCTAAAGAAAGCTTCTGAATTACATTCCTTAAGAAAGGACTAGCTTCTGAATTCCAATCCTTAAGAAAGGATTATAGCTTCTGAATTCCAATCCTTAAGAAAGGAATCATTCTTGCCATTTTTTGGAAGGAGTAATGTTTCTAGTGTTTTCATTTAGTAAGACTTAAGTTATTTTAAGTCTTGGTGGCTTTGTCCACATTAATGAGTCCTTACATTTCCACATGGCAtgatgactaatgagtcattttaGTCATGGTGGCTTTTTGCCAAATTTTAGATGGTAtgttttataaatttttatccacttattagttaattgggtaatgtctcgttacacggtaattaaccaattgcccgcataatttaaaaaattcaccaaattacttaaaattttacttattattattattattattatataatttatatattatactactgtggtcatatagtttcttgcatggtactagttcataattatcgggcaTTATTTCTcgatccgtattttatcccaaattggccactttcccttttttttttaatccgcgaacccctttatccttcataacacttatttatcgcttgtcataaatagcgtaagtacgttaacgtcaagatgatctcatccccgaatctacgtcggttaactgaaaatgaaattttaacgtatgAAAACGCGAGATTTAACACTACACCccatttgttatatttttttagcTCACAATCTCCCCATATCCTCTTATCATACATGCATGTGAGATAATCAacccttatacccatgaacccacttgTTAATTACCCATATTTAGCTAAAATTTGAAATTAAGGGTTAGGGTGTAGAATCATACCTCAAGGATGAAAATCTAGTGtgttttccttgttaatcttcAAAGATTTGAGTACGAATTGAAGAAGGATTTGATGAAGATTACTTTATCACTCTATGTCTCCCTCTCTCACTCTAAAGCATCAGATTTTTCATCAAAAAATGAGACATTGCGTGTATATAAAGAAGTTTGGTCGGGTTATAAGGATAAAAAATGGATAGTCCAAAATTATCGGATCGGGATATAGGCCTGGCATCGCCAGCTTAAAGCCTGGTCTATCCTGGCTTTATCCAGGCCTCACCAGCTTAAAGCCTGGTCCATCCTGGCTTTATCCACGCCTCACCAGCTTAAAGCCTAGTCTACCTGCGATGAAAATTTCAACTCCCCAACGCATTGTTCAATCAAAAACCTCGAAAATACAACGTATTAGCTTACTTTGGCACCACAAAATCGTTAATTACATAGCGATGTTTTTTGGGTCGTTacacctaacaccttctctcggattaacagaattcgtTACCCGAATTTCTATGTTTCACGGACTGcaaaacagactcaaacttcctcgatttgagattttaaaccggtgacttgggacaccataaattatcccaagtggcgactctaaatttgaatataaataatcccgtttttttattgtcactttaattgaaaaactcccttatacctttTTTGGGgtagaaaaaagaggtgtgacggctctggcgactctgttggggaaaaGAACCTAGAACTTATGGTTCaaggttcagaatttgagcttagaataactgttatagttgaattttttttattatctgattttccATGTGTTTGGagctaatgtgctaaatgtcgtttttactgctttgatattatttgaactgtttACTGCTGCGAAGCCGATGATAGGATCGGTTACAAAGTTGGATGTCCTTTTGGTTACAGGTACGTTGCCCGCCCACCCACCCCCCgcctcgagttgtctgctcgggtaagccaggtctagaacaacaCCCCCAGGtattaaacctagaataacatagcctcatgttggatccctagtaggaacatttgtttgcatcacatgcatttgactttggggactcaacacaggggttgggtccgtctaggatatgtgtgcccaaatcaaaagaccatcctgatgcatcttatgtgctacttgcgtatctgtctgttccaacttgcatgttgactggcttctaaagtagggaaataaaataaaataaaaagagaaaaaaaaagaaaatcaaaaaagaaaagaaagtgagAGGTAGGCAAACCTTAttggttccggcccataatttttaaaaaaatccaaaaatatttttcattacttgtttctttagaaattctttcttttagaccaatttttttacaaaaaaaaatttcttttaatttcttctcaaaatccaaaatatttcctttcctctttagaagtttttctttcaaaattccagacaaaaaaatttcgaaattcaataatatatattttctttcttctttagaagttgttattttcaaaaatttaaaaaaacaaataaaaaaaatatttcatttcttctttttaagtctttctttcaaaaaaggaaaaaatccaaaatccaaaaaaaaaattagtttatttactttattcttaATATTTccaaactacgcaagatctgatttgTGTTacgacatgatacgtaggcaactcacaTCAGGTTTAATCAACAAATTAAATCTGAAAAAAATTATGATAATAATAAGGATTGACTGAGTTCATTCTAACGTGTctcttgttttgaattgtgaagaaagtttaaggtggttggtttgtggtaagctggcaACACAAGATCCAAAAAAAGGTCATTGACAACAGACATCGAAATTGTTActagtgctcaagagactcagggtcagagggttcatcAAAAGTCTACTGTCGATGAGGAAAATGGGGTACTAAAGCAGCAAATGACTGAAATGTGTCGAGCAttggccaatggccaaggaccgCCCTTttcttctcatggtttcccaGAATTCACACCCATCTCAACTACTGCCATTCCAGTCTCATTGTCTGATCAATCCTATCCACCTGGGTTCAGTCAATATCCTAATTGTACGGATACAACTGGAACTTCTATTGTGCTCTCCCAAAGTTTTCCGTTAATAACCAATCAGACAACCACTACTGTTATGACAATCTTCACCATCCCAAAGCCGATGGTGGCATGGAAGAAAACTCATGAGTCATAGTTTGCTACCCATCAAGAACAAtcccactctcctgagtaccattcatacctatttgatcttcctgcaaatatTGAGAAGCCTACCCAAAAGATggcacaggaagaaatgacccaaagagtgaaaagcttataacaacagttgaaaaacatgc
Proteins encoded:
- the LOC138869144 gene encoding uncharacterized protein yields the protein MNSVVVPWKRGSHIWRKMLECRDLIEHQIFWQTKKGSSLFWFENWIGLGALYFLVPQDFGIDETVQNVHEVTLDGGWDVDRLFERLPEDLAVHILEKIKPPSPQQILDVPFWMLETRGYFSVKSAWDYTRRREEPLKAYRMIWVKGLPFKIAFFMWKVWKTKLPLDDFLKKVGYCMPSKCWCCVHPAEESFQHLFFRSETAKTTWKYFLSRAGIAVEGLTLHQAITKCWTANVCLRLKPVMQALPSCIVWELWKRGNSMKYGDVVTTSRVIYQVSSNLQALVKVRKPGIDMVPHKWEDLIAMMENFTPKLKVTKVMWEPPIKSVGSEIEETTNTVAEAMKPPWIISEQVEEIMQLMIGGNYTVTHIHREGNKLADHLANYALDHGEIECQQFWHLDAQGRRLINEDKMKCPSLRVKVDRR